ATGATATGTATTTGATGAATTAATTTTCATGTATTACAAGTTTTGAAATCTCACTTACTCCTAAAATGTGCTTTTTATGGCACGTATGTTTCACGCTCCTCTTTAATAGATTTTTCAATCAACGGGCGtacgttcttcttcttcatattattgcacgttcttcttcttgcccgttcttcttcttcttcttcttcttcttcttcttattcttcttcttattctttttcgTTATTCAGTTATAATACACATACAAGTTTTTTTGACTTACAAGTCTTTCAAGTTGGGCCAAACCCAACAAAAACTACGTTCACccagaaaataattttaacacGCGCATCACGTTTCCAAAGCGCTCATTCACCATTATGAgtgactcttcttcttcttccttgatgGAAACCACAACGGTAATTTTTTCTTCGCGTTTTTCCTCCTCCTTtgcttccttcttcttctccttcttctttgtgtttctcttcttttttttcgcgtgtttcatcttcatcgtcgtgtttctcctccttcttcttttgattttgcaatattatgtattttttcttctttattcgATTTTTTCCTCCcaaaaagaatgatgaaaatataaaataagaagaagaagaagaagaagcaacaaAAGATGAGGAGGATGAGGAggaagagttctgaattatccAGAACtgatcagaataaaaatacacccaaatattttCGTTTTACACACAAATTTGCTACAAATACAGAAATGAGTTATTCTAcatgtacactaaaatcaaccACCAAAGTCAGCcatcagtataaaatacatattgaaataaaaatatacattgaaaGTAAATTAAAGCACACaaatatttatacacaaatacattggtgGTTGATTTTAGTGGCTGgttttagtgtacaaataacatttttgtacagaaaaatatttcctctaatgctgcatttttttcttcttcttctttttattatttctttctttcttttaattaaatgaatgtaagttcatcatcttccaagtaattttacAGCATtatgtgctttttcttcttctttgtttgatttttttatttttattcttgttaagaaagtaaaacaagaagaaacttgagaaggtaaaacaaaaagaaaaagatgaataagaaaaaagaagaaaaagatggtgatgatgatgaaaaaaagataacagaagatgaggaggaggaagaggaagagttctgaattatgcagaacttatcagaataaaaatacacccaaatatcttcattttacacccaaatatattcgtgttacacccaaatatttttgtttttcacccAAATTTACTGCAAATACAGAAATGAGTTATGATATGTGTACATtaaaatcagccaccaaagTCAGCcatcagtataaaatatatactggaatataaatatacattgaaaataaattaaagcacACATGTAcgtatttatatacaaatacattggtggctgattttagtgtataaatagcatttttgtatagaaaattattttctctaatgttgcattttttcttctttttttccttatttttttctttctttcagttaaatgaatgtaagttcatcatctttcaaataattttgcagtattatgtgtttcttcttctttattttattttattttttattcttgttaagtgagtaaaacaagaagaaatttgagaaggtaaaacaaaaaggaaaagatgaataagaaaaaaagaagaagaagatggtgatgatgatgaaaaaaagcAGTAGcaaaagatgaggaggaggaagaggaagagttttgaattatgcagaacttatcagaataaaaatacacgcAAATATTTTCATTTTACATCCAAATATTTTCATTTTACATCCAAATAttttcgtgttacacccaaatttgctgcaaatataGAAAAATGTTTCTTCCAATactgcatttttttcttctgaattGAACCACACCTCAGTCACTTGAttggattaaaaaataataattaatttcgttctggttcaattgacaatctgaatttgaattattcattatgttcaacaacgagataactgatgatggaggagaaagagaaaaataaaggaagagaagaaaatccaatgaaaaaagaaggagaaagaggagGAAGATGAAGAGGTGATGTTGATGACGACGataacgaaaaagaaaaataacgaacaggcctgctacacatacaagcctTTTTGGCTTACAAGTTATACAAACTGCCTAAGCCCAACAAAAAAACGACGCGCACCCACACTCCACACTTGAACATGAAAACCACGTGCGATACTCAACCATTTCACTTGCTCCAAAGCGTGCTCATAATgaaaaactcttcctcttcttcctcaatcaatacACAAACGCTCAAGATTCAAGCCAcattcaaaacaaaaaattttttgaagaaaCCATCCAAGTTCTCGCAAAAAGTACAACAAATCAAGAAGCAAATATTCAAATCTCCATCAGAAAACACCAAAAAAACGAACAAACATCATTCAAGTTGTATTTTTCGAAATCAAAGTACTATATCGTGGTATTTTTCTCTATGTTTGACTGTTTTAGGTTTAGATCTCATATTACTGTTCTAATGAAACTCTTCAAGTTGTTTACGCTATTTTACGTAGTTCAAGTGAAATGATATTTGGGTGTATACATATAAACTCTGTTTTGTAAATGTTAGGAGGCCTTTTAAGTAGGTTTGTATACATATAAACTGTGTATGGAGCATTTCTGGGTGTATATGTCAGTATAGAATGTGACTGGTGCTTCTAGTGACATTTTGAACTAAAATATCATTCTAAAATCGTTTAATTTACTTGTTTGGTTGAGTTGAATGTGATTTTGAActtgtttaattttgtttaattgaaaaaaataaaatgtgtaTAGGACTGGATTTGGGTGGTTGTGGCTGGAATTTGGGTGCACGTGACTGTTTTTTAGGTGTATAGCTCTAGTATTTGGGTacattttttatctattaacagtatttcttttttcttgtagtaaAAATGACAACCAAAAAccaaagtgaaaaaaaatacaacgtaagtgaatatatatatatatatatatatatatatatatatatatatatatatcttacaACAAGTCAATTTTTCCTAATACAAATATAGATTATATAAATGACTCTAATTTTGCTTTGTTTATAGCAAACCAAAGACTTGAAGTGTGCTACCAGACTACTGagcaaaaaatttgaaaagatgagtGAACCGTAGAAAGCAATTGTTCGTGAATTAGGATTTGGGGGAATCATGCACATCTGCCTATGAATATGCCTCACAAACTTTTAAAGGAGTTGACTAACTCCTTTAAATTGGGAAAAAACACACTGGATACCAGCTATGGTTCCTTTAAGATTAGACCGAAAACAATAGGGGATGCCTTTGGCATCAATGCATCAGGTAACTGATTACAGAAAACCTCTATAGTTCTATTATCTGTAATGTATTCTTCGCATTATCTTATTCTATTCTCATGTAATCAAGTAATAGATTTAGATGCATATGAGTGATATTTGGGTGCACATGAGTGATATCTAGGTGCATGTGAGTGATATTTGGGTGCACATGAGTGATATTTGGGGTGCATGTTAGTGATATTTGGGTGCACACGAGTGATATTTGGGTTCATATGAATCATATTTGGGTGCATTTCaagtaataaattattttttttgtagaaGATCTATTTCCTAAAAAAGTGAGTTATAAGAATCTCTCCGGAGAGAACCAACTCATTTTTAGAAGGTTCCAGGGCAACACTCTGAAGCAGCTGACCGATGAGATGATGAGCATTAGTGTTGAAAATGAACAAGATCAGCTGATGTTTAAGAGGATTTTCATCCTCTATATTTAGATGGCGTTCTTGCTACCAAGTACAATAACCAAAGTATCACTTGCGCACATAGCTCCAATTTTTCAGATGGAGAAAATAACAGAGGGCAACTGGGGAGCCCATGTGCTGAATTTCATCATTAAAGGCATAACAAATTTCTgtctgaaaaagaaaaaatcaatcGACGGGTGCCTCTATGCCTTAATGATAATATATTTCCATCTCACTAAAAAcgagaagaaaggagagaaaaaaGCTGCAGTGCCCTGGGTAGCAACTGGAATAGAGAGCAGCTAGTTGCAAGAATTAGAGCAGAGATAGATGGCCATATGGTAAGTAACCAGAATACGTTATCTAATTTGTGTGTGTTTTATTTATCTAGATGCTGTAAACTAACATTTCTACTTTTTCAGGGCATCGTCAAGATGGCGGAGACAAAAAAGTAACTgaaagaaatgaaagaaaaagaaaagaaagaagaaaagaaaaaaatacaaaaaaaagaaaccaAGTTCTTCCTCTGAGAATGATTCATCAGAGAATGATGTTGATATTTTCTCTGAGTTTGAGTCAGAAGAAGACTCAGAGGAACCTACAAGGAAACAACCCAAAAGGGGAGCCAAAATGTAAGTAATACTTTTGGGTGCATTTTGTCAATTTTAGATTGTTTTTCCCTAATAAGTGTTTGCTTTTTAGAATGGAATCCAGAAAGAGAAAGCAGATTTTTTAGGATTCCAGTTCAGAGAGCAAAAGTGAATCCACTGATGAGTAAGATTCTGAAATTATCATCACTTTCTTTCTTGTttctatcaaaatttaatgTATTAACACATTATTTCTCATTTAATTTTAGGAGTGAAGAATCATTGCCagttaaaaaacaaaaaaaaaattcacattgCTACCAAAAAAGTATGAACTGCCTTCGATGGTACTCATCATCAATATTGTTGTATTTGTctgattcataatttttttattttcaggATGCAATCCAGAAAAAGAAAGCACGTAATTGAGAATTCGtcttcagaagaagaaaatCATTCCTATAACGGGTAAGATACTTTCTAAACCTATCTTAAACTCTGTAATCAGAACTATATTTTGTTAACATATACTTTTGAATGTACTGCCAGAACTAAAATTGGAACTGAAACAATAGAAGAATTTTTAAGACAACGTCAACAAGGGTATGTTGAATTTGGGTGCATATTACCttttttagggtgttttggttgCTGATTATTTATCTTCTGTTAATTGATAGAATTTTGATATACTAAatgatatttattatatacttAGAATGTCGGAGATGAGCTTAGCAATCGAGACTGATCCTTTATATCAAGGACAAAAGGAGCAAACCAGTGTAAACAAACCTTCGGATTTcatgtaatttctttttcttatacCATTttctaaattctttttttaccctattcttctaattctgtatatattttttttagaacaaAGAGCCCTTTAAAgttttattcaagaaaaaaaaagcacgaaaaaaacataaatctgcaactatgtaagttctcaaaaaaataaaagcattcTCGAGTGCATTTGGTTATTATTTGGGTGCATTGTTATCTTATTTGGGTGTATCTCAGGTTCAATCAGCAAGAAGAATCATTGAGTGACCCAGCTCAACAACAGATCATCGTTTTTCGACCATCCTCTCAACCGTTTGATATGTAAGTTTTATAACTAAATTTCAACCCTCTAATCTATTTTAAAAGGTTTTCTTAACATTTAATTTTTGTCTTATTTAGAGTTCCAATTCAAGTATGCATCCCTTCATCTCAAGCAACATCAGAAAGCCCTGTGCCACCATTTGAACCATCCCCCCCCCCCAACAGAGAGGTGAGCAAATTTATTCGGGTGCATTTCATTATTCTTTGGGTATATTGTTATCTTATTTGGGTATATATTCTAAAAATTGAGctaaaattgatattttttatagtcTGACTCATTTTCTCTAACCCCACAGCACTCCAGAACcccaaaaatttgatgaaagCACACCAACAATGCTAGCAGCCCCATCTAAAATGTAAGTTTATCAAAATAGAAACTGATTTTCGATATAATTCGTTTATTCTTATTCTCATAGTACAATTTATGTCAACACGCAGGGATCCATCTCCTAAAGCGACTGCTGCTGCACTATTGATGATGGCCAGGACAGCGTCCTATATACCCAAAGAACTGTTGTTGCCATCATTCAGCCTTGGCTTGACTGATTCTAGCCAAGAAGAAACACAAACGCAAGAAGGTGTTGAGCAAGTAGAAGCTCAGGTGGTAAAAAGTCCAAAAACCACAATATTAATAGAAGAATTAGATGTGCTGGTGGAAAAGATTGCAAAGAGTGGAAAAAAGAAAACACCAAATTTTCTAGAAGGTAAAACTCCGCCGACTGCAAAGCAAACCGTGGgccatatttttgaaaaatttaaaactcCTTTGAAGAGAAATTTAATGTCGCCCGAAATGAGAGCATGAGAGAAAAATGCTACCTCTGGACGACACGTATCAGGACATACGGGGATGACTGCACTGATGAGTATGATTCACTTTGCACACTGAACGCCCAAGAACCGTTGGTGCTGTCAAGAGTCCACTTTGCATCCTTAAAAGCTAAATCATATATTGAAGCTGACGTAAGATTAGAATAAGGTTAATGATTATGTTATGACATGTGACTGCAAATATTGATTGATGTAATTAATTtggttgttttatttttctagaTTGTCATTGCCATGTGCTTGATCCTCAACCAACAGAATATTAAAAGATTCCAGAAAGAAATTTATTGTTTGCTACCTAATATTGTAGTAAGGTGTAATGTTTAAAATTTTGGGTGCATTTTGTTATCTTTTGGGTGCATTGTGTTATCTTTTGGGTGCATTAAACGATTTCTTTGGGTGTTTCGCAAATGCTGTAGAACATGGCCATTGACAATCATCCAAATGGGTAGTTCTTACAGCCAAAGTCCAAAAAGCCATTTAAAGTTAAAGACTACCCAATATTTTTACCCTATTTGGACCGAAAAAAATTAGCATCACATCCATACGTAAGTTTTCATTTCTAAAACTTCTCATCACAATTCTTTGGTTATCTATGAATTAAACTAAAACACTGTTCAATATAAAGATGTTTTAGATTTTTGCGCGTGTTTACTATTCAAATCATTGGTGGATGTGGGGGGCTGatgtaagaaagaaaaagttttATATACTTGATCCCTACCACAAGACGTGTCCCTCCAAAGATAGAATGAAGGTAAATAAGTTTATTGTAAGTTGGACATGTTTTTTCCGTTATGAAATTTGGGTgcatttcaaatcaaattagggTGTATATTGTTTATATTTGGGTGTATTGTTTTATTTGACTTATTCCTTCTTATATTCggctttgttttttgtttttagggGTATGTGATTTCAGGAATTAGAGTATATACTAGGGGACACCTCTCAAAGGGAAAGATCGTGAAATTGAGCCTCCTTACATTTCACTCTGAAAAATTGTGTTTTCAATTCATTTCCTAttttaatttgctaaattatttttggttttcaGCTATGATTGTGCTATTTATGTCATGAAATGACTAGAAATAATTGTGCCTCAAAATGTTAAAAAGGGGAAGTATGAATGGGACAATTGGACTCAGGTAATTATATTTAAAACTATATATCTCTCTATTACTTTTctaaattaaaagatttaatTCGAATAATATTATTTCAAACTGTAGGCGGAGGTCGACCACTTCAGAGTTGAATTTGCTTTCCGAATTATTTTTCATGACATGAATCGCGACAGAGATGCAGCGATCAAGGGAAGCGAAACAATGAGATTGTCGAGACCATCTGCAGCTTTGTTAAGCCCATATTGTCAAGTAGATTCTTATGATATTGAAAGTGACAGTGATTGACGTCAGTTTTATGTAGTTTTGAAATAGTATGAACATTTTTGTGaatattttattgatttgtattataaaatttgtttgCATAAATAAACTGTCTGTGCTGTATTCAAAGGCTGTAAATTACAggtacatagaaaataaaagaaaagaaaaccaAACCAAATAATGCACCCAATTACTTTAGTTATGCACCCAAATATCACCCGTATACACCCAAATATATACCCTAAAtacctaaaaccctaaaccctaaaaccctaaaatcctaaaccctaaaaccctaaatcctaaaatcctaacCCCTAAATATGCACCCAAATATAACCCATAAACACCCAAATATATACCCTAAATACCtaaaaccctaaagcctaaaccctaaaacctaaaccctaaaccataaaaccctaaaacataaaaactaaacaaaacaataaTTTATAACACAAACAGCATCATctgaaaatatataaatataaaatgtcAAATACAAGAAAATTCAGAAATACACTCAAAAAAATAAGCTTTACACCCATATTTTGTAACTATATACCCAAAAAACTATCCCCTGCTGCTGGTTCACTGAACTAATAATTCATAATATGTCCGTGATATTGGCTGGAATTTGGACGCACCACTAATGCAGCATCAAAGAGGTTTAACTGAAAAATTATTAAACTCACATATTAGCAAAACTATTAAcaacaaaattaaactcaatcaCCACATATTTAAAGAACATCACTTTTACCTCGTTTAAAGCTTtcgatttcttcttctttgaggcatttgcaatctgtttGTCCAACTTTGAATCTAGCCTATTTTTTGGACGTCCTCCCAGAATCGAGTCTCTCTTCCATCACCAACCTCCACAAACAACTCAATAATCATCTTCTGTCTTATACGCTGATCCTTGAATTGTATCTGACAAATATCCTTCCACGGTCCCCCCGAATAGGTAATACCTGAGAGGACAGTAAGATATTTGGGTTCATGTTATTACATGAGCAAATCACCTTCTTTCACAACGGACACTCCTCCTTCGAAAAACGCCACCACCACTTAAACAGGAGAGCTGTGTTTCGCACCATGGCATCCCCAACTTCCAACCCACCAAACTTTTTGGGTGCTTGCACCACCTCCCAGCTAACCAAGACCATACCATTTCTTTCATCCTCCTTACTTCATAAAAATCTTTTCTGTAAGGAAATCAGTTTTTCTGCAACAGTCTTCGCCATCTTATATAAACTCAAGTAATATACAGGGAGACTATTCAACACCGATTTAATGAGTACCAACTTACCAGTTTTATTGCGAACCTTGACTTTTCAAATGCTAAGTTTCTCCTCCACTTTATCTATAATAAGCTTCCAAGTCTTAACCAACCTCGAGTTAGTTCCTAACGAGATTCCAAGGTACTTAACTGGGAGAGCGACTTCTTTACAGTCCAACACACTACACATGCACTGTATCTACTGCTCGTCACAATTAATAGGAATCAAACTggatttatcaaaattaatacttaatcctaacatcaattcaaaacaacaaaaaattctCTTGTAATTCTTAATGGTCTCTTTCTCTAAAGAACATAATAGGAtagtattaaaaaatatgataattGGATATGATCTCTACCAACCAGTGGTATaatttttctacaaaaatattttatttgtcaaATTACAAATCGAGAAATTCAATGTTACATCGTAAAAGGTTCTGATTATTCTAGATAATGCGGATAAAGATGAATAATTACATCGTCAAAAGTTATAGTAGCAAATAGCCAATTGTTACAATTTTTTATAGAAGTACAGCCACGTACACACAACAAACTATTATTTGTAACTGTAAGGAACTTCGGTAAAGTGCAGAAGCAAGGATATTTTTATAGTACTTACAAATTTTTAACACAACTAGAAGCATCGTGATTTCCTCATCAGCAATGAAAACCGCATCAAATTTCCTTTTGTAATAAGCGGGGATTAAAACTAAAAAGTACTTGTAATATCTTATAAATGACGATAACCTAGAGAAGCTGCATCCTCCTAAGAATTCGAATCGACAGGAAACTTCCGTCGGTGGACAAGTTTATGCTTTATATACAAACTTTACACATTGGATAATCATACTTCTTGAACATCTTATTCACTTTTTATCCCTATATTTTTTGTGCAAACTTTTAAAAGTAACCTTATCCGAACACAGACCGCAAACCAGGTTCCTTTCCTAGAAACCCGCTAATTCTTAATATCACTGAATTATccaagaagaactgaaaatggCATTCCCATAAGTGTGAAGGgtgaaataaacaaaacaaaagcaagcaaaaaaacaTATATTGTTTTCCAATTTTCATTTTGATTTCCTTTATACAAGAGCacaatatttattatttatatttataattatatatataatataaacaGCCATAAAGGGACGCCCCAAGATAACCACTTGTGAGGCCCAGTATAAAAAAAAccgaaacaaaaagaaacaaagcaCCAATACACTAACCAACTAACGTCCCCATCCAGACCCAaacagagaaaagaaaaaaaaactaagtAGGTCCCAACATGGAATCCGATAGAGAGGGAGATTCTATGAGATGCACCTCATTGAGTAGGTGCTCACCGGTGAGTCCATGGTGGGTGGCACACCGTAGACTCTTGCGTGATCACTCTCCAAACCATAATCCATCATCGGACGGTACTCCAAATCCTCATCGTGATCGAACACAAACTCCGGAATCTCCACCTCATTCCTTCTTACATTCTCCCACAGGTAATCAACCCTGGTCACATACCTCAGCTTCCCGTACACCCTGCCACATGGTATAACACACTCCCAATATTAGCCACTATACAATCTATACtagaaatattaattattaattatttcacTTAAAAACAAAGACGAGACAAATCTGCCCTAAAATTAGGAGAGTTAGTTACAGATATCATATCCTATCCTATCAACTAATAATTCAAATATCTAATTCAAATTTTTGACAACGGAGGTACGAAAAACCAATTAAACAACCCAATTTTAGTATAAGGTAAAATAGATGTATCTGGACGTAAAATAAATCTAGTGTGTTAAAAGATCCAAACCACAATTATTttgaaatgaaaataaagaaaatatcTAACAGCCTAACAGGAGAAGTCGATAATTCGATATATTTAGatttgatttttcaaaaataactataaaaattaatttttaaaaaatataatatttatatttaataaattaaattaaaaataattttaataaacagaaataacaaaaaatatatttaaatatcaattaatatacaaaattatattaaattttttaatttttataattagaggacaattttgaaaaacttcTCTCTTgacttttaaaaattacaaaaacaaGTAGataaacttttatatttttatttataaagtGCTTGTCCTTCTTCAGGAAACTCTACCGAACTAAGCCTTAATTCTAAATaaacagataaattttgaaTAGAATTTAGTGAAGGATAAGGTAAATCAGTAAAATATAGGTTAGCAAAATTGAGTAAAAGAGTGCTAAAATGCGCAGAGTGCGTACCCCGAACTGAAAAGAAAACGACCAAACGTAGCGAGAAAAAGGCGGGCCTGGAGTCCAGGATGGATGAAATAAACTGCTTCAAGATTGTCCCTCACGTTCGCCGGAATGGCGTCGTGGATCGATCGGAGAGCCGAGATCCCGGGGAAGTTCTCGCTCCTCTGAACCCCAGTGTGCACGTAAACCACCGTGAACTTCCTCTTTCCCACCTTCGGAAACACCCTCTCCTCCAGGTACTTCTTCAGAACCTCAACGCTAACAAATCGCGCTGAAAAAAAGATTCAAATTAACTCGCCAGTATAACATAATTAACGATATGATTATTGATGTGAGAGTGGTTAGTAAGTTACCGGGGAAGAATTTTCCTATAATGCGAAGGATCTTGCGTCCTTGTTTGTCTTTGCCTTTGACCTTGAAAACCTCCAACTTCTCCAGCAACTCTTCTTGTTCAGCTTCTGAGATGCTACTAACACCGctcattgtttttctttttcttatgaATTTCTCTCCAAAGTGGAACAAGATAAGGGATCAAGTGTGGATTGAGAGGTGGAAGCGTTTAATATAGGATGATGAAGCCAAGAAAGTAATAATTGTTTCGCGTTATGGACAGATTCGAAGAAAAAAATCttgaaattaaattataatttttttaaattagattaGATAAGAAATTTGGGAGAAGAATGGGAAAGGAACTAAGGAAGTAATAATAGTAGGGATAGGGATTGTGATTGCGCTGCGCGGTCACAGAGCATATTCCAAAGCATCTtccattttattttaattgggCCCAATCGGGGCCCAATAGTGGGGGGTGTTTATCTGGGTTCAGTAAGCACAAAGCAATCAGAGCCGTCGGTTCCTTGATCATACGGGAATGAATGTTTTTAGTTAGCCTTAATTTAATGCTGATTAGTGATTAGTTTAACGTGATTGGCGTGTGAATGTGGTGTGGCTGATGGTATTGGTGGTGAAAACCGGGGGTCGATATCTTCTTGGTTTGCTTTGATTGCAATTATTTAGTGTTAGCTATTACTAACTAGTACTATTCCTATGTGATTGGGTATGGGAATTATGATGATTTCTTTTATTGGGGtaaacaatttaaaataatttctttatttgtttggGATTAATCTAGCTTATCTTGTTACTGTCTCTTGTCTTGGGCGGCCTTTTCCTTTTGACTTGTTTTGAGAACAATCATGTACCATTAGTCTATTACCACGTAGTAGTATCCAACGAAATTAATCGTCAAAATCGGAATTCAAATGTTGGATTTTGAATGCCTACTCAAGATAAGATATTTCCAAATACCTTTGTGTCTATCTATAATTGATTAATGGTATCATACGCTATACatagaaaaatagataaatgtGA
The genomic region above belongs to Arachis stenosperma cultivar V10309 chromosome 5, arast.V10309.gnm1.PFL2, whole genome shotgun sequence and contains:
- the LOC130982296 gene encoding uncharacterized protein LOC130982296; this encodes MSGVSSISEAEQEELLEKLEVFKVKGKDKQGRKILRIIGKFFPARFVSVEVLKKYLEERVFPKVGKRKFTVVYVHTGVQRSENFPGISALRSIHDAIPANVRDNLEAVYFIHPGLQARLFLATFGRFLFSSGVYGKLRYVTRVDYLWENVRRNEVEIPEFVFDHDEDLEYRPMMDYGLESDHARVYGVPPTMDSPVSTYSMRCIS